The genomic stretch CGGGGCGAAACGATTCTGAACTGAACGAAATCTGGGACCTCCGGGTCAGGCGGAGTGTAGCCTTCCGCCGCCACCGACCAATCCGAATCATTGCCCGACATCGGCAGCAGGTTGATCACTCCGGCCGAGATGACTCCCGCCCGCCCTTGCACGTCCTCAAGGACTTGCCGGTAGAACTGCACCCGCTCCTCGCTGCTGGAATACTTCTGCCTGGGCAGGCTGACCTTGGCCGTAAGCAGGTTTTCGGGTCGAAAACCGGGGTCGACTTCGGTCAGGTGCTGAAAGCTGCGGATCAGCAGCCCGGCGCCCAACAGCAGGACGGTGGCCAAGGTAACCTCCATAACCACCAACCCCCGCCTGATGCTTTGCCGGAAGCCCTGGCTTTCCCCGCCGCGGTCGCTCAGACTGAGACGGTTGCGGGAACGGGTCATGCGCAGGGCCGGGATCAGCCCCGCCGCCAGCGCGGCGACGATGACCAGGGCCAGGTTGAAATAGAGGACGTTGATGGAAAGCGTGACCTCCTGCAGGCGGGGAAGGCTGCCAGGGTGAAGTGCCTTCAAGGCCGAAAAGCCAAATTGCGCGACGGCCAATCCGCCGATGCCGCCCAGCAGGCTGAGCAGGAAGGTCTCGCACAGAATCTGTCCCATCAGGCGTCCCGCTCCGGCCCCCAGAGCCCTGCGGATGGCGATCTCCCGTTGGCGGGTGCTGATGCGGGCCAGCAAGAGTCCGGCCACGTTGGCGCAGGCGATCAGAAGCACCAATCCCACGGCTCCCATTAGAATCAGCAGAGCGGGGCGGACCGAACCCGTGATGCTTTCGGAGAGCGGCTCCGCCACGAAGCGGAATCCGCTGCCCTCCGGATAGTTGTCGCTATGCTCCTGGCGCAGCCGGGCGGAGAGTGCGTCCAGTTCGGCCTGGGCCTGTTTCAGCGAAGCTCCCCGGTGCAAGCGGGCCACGATGCGGGAGCCGTGAGCTCCCCGATGGGGTTGGTTGTCGGGATCGATCCCGTAGCCCGTCCAAATGTCGACCTCGGCGTAGGGAAACTGAAATCCCTGAGGCATTACGCCGATGACTTCATAGGCATGGCCGGCGATCTGCAGGGTCTGTCCGATGATCTTCTCGTCTCCTCCGAAGCGGCGCTTCCAAAGGCCGTCGCTGAGCAGCAGTACGCGGTGATGGGGGACGGTCCCCTCCTGAGCCTTCAGAGCACGCCCTAGTTGAGGAGTGATTCCCAGCACCGTCAGGAGACTGGGCGTCATCCCGACCGACTCGATGCGCTCGGGCCGGCCGCTGCCTTCGTGGAGATTGACGCCCCCGGTATCATAGAGAGCGACGCCCTGGAATGACTCGGTCCCTTCCACTATGTCCTGGTATTCGAGCGAGTTGAGGGCTCCGTATCCGAAGTTCTTCCAACTGGTGTGAATGCGTACCAGACGGTCGGAATCGTAATAGGGCAAAGGCTCCAGCAAGATGCCGTTGACGAGGCTGAACATGGCCGTATTGGCGCCGATTCCCAGTGCCAGGGTGAGGACGCAGATGAGTCCGAAGAGCGGACTCTTGGTGAGCCGTCTGAGGCTGTAAGTCAGGTCTTGCTTGAGGTTTGCCAGCATGCTGCTACCTTTCGGGCGCCGCATCAAGCGGCGGATGGCGAAGCGCTCGGGGCCGATTCGGGCCGCGCTGAGGACATCGAGATAAAGGCGCGCCCGGGCCCTCCAGGGACCGCCTTGGCGCAGGCGGCGCAAGTAGAGTTCCTCCACGTCGCCTTCCACCTCTTCCCGCCAACGGGGATCGATCAGCCGCCGAAGCAGCCAGGACGCCGCACCTCCGATCGGGGGCCTGGGGCGGCCTTGCCGAGATCTCATCCCGATCCTCCCTCGCCGCCCGATTCGAC from Acidobacteriota bacterium encodes the following:
- a CDS encoding ADOP family duplicated permease yields the protein MRSRQGRPRPPIGGAASWLLRRLIDPRWREEVEGDVEELYLRRLRQGGPWRARARLYLDVLSAARIGPERFAIRRLMRRPKGSSMLANLKQDLTYSLRRLTKSPLFGLICVLTLALGIGANTAMFSLVNGILLEPLPYYDSDRLVRIHTSWKNFGYGALNSLEYQDIVEGTESFQGVALYDTGGVNLHEGSGRPERIESVGMTPSLLTVLGITPQLGRALKAQEGTVPHHRVLLLSDGLWKRRFGGDEKIIGQTLQIAGHAYEVIGVMPQGFQFPYAEVDIWTGYGIDPDNQPHRGAHGSRIVARLHRGASLKQAQAELDALSARLRQEHSDNYPEGSGFRFVAEPLSESITGSVRPALLILMGAVGLVLLIACANVAGLLLARISTRQREIAIRRALGAGAGRLMGQILCETFLLSLLGGIGGLAVAQFGFSALKALHPGSLPRLQEVTLSINVLYFNLALVIVAALAAGLIPALRMTRSRNRLSLSDRGGESQGFRQSIRRGLVVMEVTLATVLLLGAGLLIRSFQHLTEVDPGFRPENLLTAKVSLPRQKYSSSEERVQFYRQVLEDVQGRAGVISAGVINLLPMSGNDSDWSVAAEGYTPPDPEVPDFVQFRIVSPRYFDTMGIPLVRGRAFQEADVATRSDVAIISQSLARRFWGEEDAVGRRIKPGGPNSDAPWLTVVGVVGDVHHGGARQGEVPIWYRPLDSAWTTMSLAVRTTGDPQSALKILSDSVAKIDPNLPLYDTQVMTQMVSGTLAQERFQTNLLIAFAALALGLAAVGVYGVISFSVSRRTREIGVRMALGAPRRRILLQVLREGVLLIAIGLAIGLAASVPVTQFMDSMLFGVTPYDPVTFIAIAAVLAAAGLAACLGPARRATRVDPMVALRYE